In the Sus scrofa isolate TJ Tabasco breed Duroc chromosome 6, Sscrofa11.1, whole genome shotgun sequence genome, one interval contains:
- the CMTR2 gene encoding cap-specific mRNA (nucleoside-2'-O-)-methyltransferase 2: MNKCRKPPLGSSPETFSPDILADIFELFAKNFSYGKSPNNEWQLPDPSELFTCDHMEFNAFLDLKNSLNEVKNLLSDKKLDEWHEHTAFTNKAGKIISHVRKSVNAELCTQAWCKFHEILCSFPLVPQEAFQNGKLNSLHLCEAPGAFIASLNHYLKSHRFPCEWNWVANTLNPYHEANDNLMMIMDDRLIANTLHCWYFGPDNTGDIMTVKYLTGLQNFISSMATVHLITADGSFDCQGNPGEQEALVSSLHYCEVVTALMTLGNGGSFVLKMFTLFEHCSINLMYLLNCSFDQVHVFKPATSKAGNSEVYVVCLCYKGREAVDPLLSKMVLNFGSEMTRKALFPHHLIPESFLKRHEECCVFFHKYQLETISENIRLFECMGKGEQAKLNSLRDYAVQYFMQKFQLKPLSRNNWLVKKSNIGCSTNTKWFGQRNRYFKTYNERKMLETLSWKDKVAKGYFNSWAEEHVEYHPGQSSVLEGTASNLECHLWQILQGKKLPKVKCSPFCDGEILKALNEAVEKSLGGALNLDSKLKPKQQYCSCHVFSEELIFSELFSLTKCLQDEQDVEPSNHIKCLLVGFPTFHDIKMRMPLEVHLLESAELMTCSCSLLHDGDPAYQQLFLDCLLHSLQQLRVGDVMILPILSCFTRFMAGLIFVLHSCFRFITFSCPVSSEPLNTCAVLLCVGYQDLPNPVFQYLQHVNELLGASVNSDTPQQVLQFVPMEVLLKGSLLDFLWDLNAAIAKRHLHLIIQGEREEISSLQL; this comes from the coding sequence atgaataagTGCAGAAAGCCACcactgggttcaagtcctgagACATTCAGCCCAGATATTCTTGCTGACATTTTTGAACTTTTTGCCAAGAACTTTTCTTATGGTAAGTCACCTAATAATGAGTGGCAGTTACCAGATCCCAGTGAGCTTTTCACCTGTGACCACATGGAATTTAATGCATTTCTTGATTTGAAGAACTCCCTAAATGAAGTAAAAAACTTGCTTAGTGATAAGAAACTGGATGAGTGGCACGAGCACACGGCTTTCACTAATAAAGCtgggaaaataatttctcatGTGAGGAAATCTGTGAATGCTGAACTTTGTACTCAAGCGTGGTGTAAGTTTCATGAAATTTTGTGCAGCTTTCCACTTGTTCCTCAGGAAGCTTTTCAGAATGGAAAACTGAATTCTCTCCACCTTTGTGAAGCTCCTGGAGCTTTTATAGCTAGTCTCAATCACTACTTAAAATCCCATCGATTCCCTTGTGAGTGGAATTGGGTAGCTAATACTCTGAATCCATACCATGAAGCAAATGACAATCTTATGATGATTATGGATGACCGACTTATTGCAAATACCTTGCATTGCTGGTACTTTGGTCCAGATAACACCGGTGATATCATGACCGTGAAATATCTGACTGGACTTCAGAATTTCATAAGCAGCATGGCTACTGTTCACTTGATCACTGCAGATGGAAGTTTTGATTGCCAAGGAAACCCAGGTGAACAAGAAGCTTTAGTCTCTTCTTTGCATTACTGTGAAGTTGTCACTGCCCTGATGACTCTTGGAAATGGCGGCTCTTTTGTTCTGAAGATGTTTACTTTGTTTGAACATTGTTCCATAAACCTGATGTACCTGCTAAACTGTTCTTTTGACCAAGTCCATGTTTTCAAACCTGCTACTAGCAAGGCAGGAAACTCAGAAGTCTATGTAGTATGTCTCTGCTATAAGGGAAGAGAGGCAGTCGATCCTCTGTTGTCTAAGATGGTGCTCAATTTTGGGTCTGAAATGACCAGGAAAGCTCTCTTTCCCCATCACCTGATTCCCGAATCTTTTCTTAAAAGACATGAAGAATGTTGTGTGTTCTTTCATAAATACCAGCTGGAGACCATTTCTGAGAACATTCGTCTGTTTGAGTGCATGGGAAAAGGGGAACAAGCAAAGCTGAATAGTTTAAGGGATTATGCTGTTCAGTATTTCATGCAAAAGTTTCAGTTGAAGCCTCTTTCTAGAAATAATTGGCTagtaaaaaaatctaatattggTTGTAGTACAAATACAAAATGGTTTGGGCAGAGGAACAGGTATTTTAAAACgtataatgaaaggaaaatgctGGAAACCCTTTCATGGAAAGATAAGGTGGCCAAAGGGTACTTTAATAGTTGGGCTGAAGAACATGTTGAATATCATCCTGGGCAGAGTTCTGTTTTAGAAGGGACAGCTTCCAATCTCGAGTGTCATTTATGGCAGATTTTACAGGGAAAGAAACTGCCAAAGGTAAAGTGTTCCCCTTTCTGTGATGGTGAAATTTTAAAGGCTCTTAATGAAGCAGTTGAAAAGTCATTAGGAGGAGCCTTGAATTTGGATTCCAAACTTAAACCAAAACAGCAGTATTGTTCTTGTCACGTTTTTTCTGAAGAATTGATATTTTCTGAGTTGTTTAGCCTTACCAAGTGCCTTCAGGATGAACAGGATGTAGAACCTAGCAACCACATAAAGTGCCTGCTTGTGGGTTTTCCAACGTTCCATGATATCAAAATGCGTATGCCATTGGAAGTTCATCTCCTGGAATCAGCTGAACTCATGACTTGTAGCTGTTCATTGCTTCATGATGGAGACCCAGCATACCAGCAGTTATTTTTGGACTGCCTTCTACATTCATTGCAGCAGCTTCGTGTGGGAGATGTTATGATTTTGCCTATACTTTCTTGTTTTACAAGATTTATGGCTGGTTTGATCTTTGTACTCCACAGCTGTTTTAGATTCATCACGTTTTCTTGTCCTGTATCCTCTGAGCCCCTGAACACTTGTGCAGTCCTGCTTTGTGTTGGTTATCAGGACCTTCCAAATCCAGTTTTCCAATATCTGCAGCATGTGAATGAGTTGTTGGGTGCTTCGGTTAACTCTGACACACCCCAGCAGGTTTTACAGTTTGTGCCAATGGAGGTGCTCCTGAAGGGCTCACTACTGGATTTTTTGTGGGATTTGAATGCTGCCATTGCTAAAAGGCATTTGCATTTGATTattcaaggagagagagaagaaatcagCAGCCTTCAGTTGTGA